The Oscillospiraceae bacterium genome contains the following window.
AGGGTACTACAATGGAGAAAGTTACCATTCGTCTCGCCAAGAGCCTGATCGGCCGCGGCAAAGAGCAGATCGCCGTTGCGCACTCCCTGGGCCTGAACCGCCCCGGTGAGGTCACCGAGCAGCCCGACAACGCGGCTACTCAGGGCAAGATCGCCAAGATCGCCCACCTGGTCGTTGTGACCAAGGCGTAATGCAAGGAGGTGCAAGCATGAAACTTCACGAACTGAAAGCTTCCGCTGGTGCCCGCAAGGCCGTGACCC
Protein-coding sequences here:
- the rpmD gene encoding 50S ribosomal protein L30, with the protein product MEKVTIRLAKSLIGRGKEQIAVAHSLGLNRPGEVTEQPDNAATQGKIAKIAHLVVVTKA